In Nitrospira sp., the DNA window ACTGCTTGGCCAGCTCAAGGTATTCGGTGGTCTGGCTGGGTGTGTGAGTGCTGTAGTGCACTTCGATGCCTCCCAGTCCGGCGGCTTTCAGGTCGCGGACCAGGGTGCGCAAGCCGTCTGCGGATGTTCTCACCCAGGTCGGATGCGCCAGCACCGGTACGCCGCCGGCCTCACGAATCCATCGCACCGCCTCGGCCGGTTCCGGCAACTCACGATCGACAAAGGCCGGGCGGCCGTTGGCCAGATAGCGGTCGAAGGCTTCCTTGGCCGACGTGACGAACTTTTTTTCCATCAAGAGCCGGGCGATGTGTGGGCGGCCCACCGATTCGGTACCGGCCAGGGCCCGCACTTCTTCATAGGTAATCGGGATGCCCAGCTCGTTGAGGCGTTGGACGATCTTCGGATTGCGTGTGTGGCGGCTGTCCCGCAAGGTGCTGAGACGTTGGGCCAGGAGCGGATCGGTCCAGTTCAGAAAATAGCCGAGGATATGGAGTTCACTCTCGCCGAGGCGCGAGCTGATTTCGACCCCGGGGACGACTTCGATGCCGAGTTCGGCCCCGATGGCCGTGGCTTCCGCAATCCCCTCGACAATGTCGTGGTCGGTGATCGCGAGCGCGGTGAGGCCGGCCTGCTTGGCAAAGGCCATTACGTCGCGGGTGGAAAAGCTGCCGTCCGAATGGGTGGTATGGAGGTGAAGGTCGATGCGACTCATCGTGGTAGTTCAGGCCCCGCTTTCTGCGCGACCAAGCGCGCGGTGTAGCATGGCCCGCTGCCATGGCCCCCGTCATGTTCGCCCTCGTCGTAATGGAGCACGCGAAGCGGGGCGGTCAATCGGAGTAGTTCGTTCTGCGCCAGACAGAATTCCCATCGGCGCGGATGCTGGTGACGGAAGTAATTCTCGATGCTGAAGGTTTCGTAGATCAAGATGCCGTTCGGTTTCAGCGCGTCTATCAGCACCGGAAAGAGGGGACGATGCAGGTAAAAAAAGACGACGATGGCATCATAACATTCCCGGCCCAAGCTCGGGGGATGGTCGGGCTTTTCTTCCAAATCCAGTACCCGCGTCGTGAGGCCGGAGAGGTGCCGTTCCCCGGCGGCTTCTTTCAGCGCCGTCAGTGCGAGACTGTCTCGATCGATGGCTTCGACTTCCATGCCATGGGACAGCAGATGCAGGGCATGGCGTCCACGGCCTGCCGCGACATCCAGGACCCGGCCTTTGGGGAGGCGCCCCAGTTGCTGCGTCAGAAACGGCGCGGGGCTCGGTCCTGCCTGCTGCGCGGTGCGAGTCCGGTCCACACGAACACCGACTGAGCCGGCGACCATCGCCAACGGCGCATGGAGTTTTCGGATCCAAAGCTGCACCCGGTCGACCGGGAATTCTGAGAAGAGCATCCCGACCAGCTGTTCCGCGAGGGTTTCCAGGAGGCGGCAGGTCAACGAACCGCTGAGCGCCACGAGGCGTTCCGCGACCCGGGCATAATCAATTGTCTCATCGAGGCGATCCGAGAGGCCGGCGGCGTCGACCGCCGCTTCCAGCTCCACATCGATCGCGATCAACTGCGGTTTGCCGCGTTCCTCTTCCGTGACCCCACAGCGGCCGTAACACTCCAGGCGTTCGATGATGATGCGCGGTGCCATGGCGGCATTGTCGTGGATGGGCTTTCGGGCTGTCAAGCAAGACGGGGGCGGGCCCCTGCCGAGCAGGATGAGCGTGAAACGTCAAACGTGAAACGTACCTCGCGAGGATTACCCCGGATTATCCATGAATGCCGTCGCGAGGCGTTTGAGACTGAAGCCCGCCGGGGTTTCTCGCCCGTAAGGCCGACGCAGGCGTACTGGCAGTCCGTCGAGGAGGCCGAACGAGAAAAACCCCGTTGGGCGAGCGGATCGGACGCCGGAGCAGGTATTCATGAATAGTCCGGGGTGAGCGCGTATGGCTGATGGCGTAGAGCTGGTTTTTCCGCAGCCTGCCTACCAGCGGGCAGCGAGACGTTTGGCGAGTCCATTCGCCGGCGAGAGCGCACGGCGGATCGGGGACAGGATCGTTGAGGGGATATGGATGTTCGTGATCTGCTGTAGGAGGCGAACGGCAGTCAATCGCAGCAGCTCTGCCGCTTGTGCGACGGTCGGTTCATCGCCGCGACCAAGGCGGAGCAGTTTCAATTCGGCTTTATAGACCGCGCGGCGCCGCCAGGTGGCATGAATGGCGACGGCGGCCACGAGGGTGAGGAGCAAAGGATTCGGGGGCATGGAGAACAACCAGCGCCACCATTCATAGAGAGCCAGGGCACCGAGACACATCGGCAGCGAGAGGACATCGCCCCATGCCGACTGGAGACGCCGGATCTGTTCATCGACGGATTGCCCGGTGAGCCGCCGTGGAGTCAGTTGCAGGGGAGTGCGACGGTTTTTCGAACCGAATAATCGCGCGGGCAGAAACATTCCAGATCCCTCCTGTCGTGAACCAGCTCACGTACAGCAGCATTGTATGGCAGGTCGGTTGATCGGAATAGCAAAGACAGAATTTCAGCAGCCGTCCCGGTCGTTGTTCCCGGGCGTGCTTATCGGTTTGTCTCTCCGTTAAGTTTGAGCACCAGGTAAGGCGTGAGGTAATAACACAAGACTGAAATCATTACGCCCGCC includes these proteins:
- a CDS encoding PHP domain-containing protein; the encoded protein is MSRIDLHLHTTHSDGSFSTRDVMAFAKQAGLTALAITDHDIVEGIAEATAIGAELGIEVVPGVEISSRLGESELHILGYFLNWTDPLLAQRLSTLRDSRHTRNPKIVQRLNELGIPITYEEVRALAGTESVGRPHIARLLMEKKFVTSAKEAFDRYLANGRPAFVDRELPEPAEAVRWIREAGGVPVLAHPTWVRTSADGLRTLVRDLKAAGLGGIEVHYSTHTPSQTTEYLELAKQCDLLVTGGSDFHGVTKPDIEVGIGRGQLKVSEKLLDPLRKAATSN
- the folB gene encoding dihydroneopterin aldolase translates to MAPRIIIERLECYGRCGVTEEERGKPQLIAIDVELEAAVDAAGLSDRLDETIDYARVAERLVALSGSLTCRLLETLAEQLVGMLFSEFPVDRVQLWIRKLHAPLAMVAGSVGVRVDRTRTAQQAGPSPAPFLTQQLGRLPKGRVLDVAAGRGRHALHLLSHGMEVEAIDRDSLALTALKEAAGERHLSGLTTRVLDLEEKPDHPPSLGRECYDAIVVFFYLHRPLFPVLIDALKPNGILIYETFSIENYFRHQHPRRWEFCLAQNELLRLTAPLRVLHYDEGEHDGGHGSGPCYTARLVAQKAGPELPR